One Anolis carolinensis isolate JA03-04 chromosome 4, rAnoCar3.1.pri, whole genome shotgun sequence DNA window includes the following coding sequences:
- the LOC103282277 gene encoding eppin, which produces MVSSSISLALFVGIAALLVELPSATAKERPGYCQELPVPSSDPLAKSGCKTCNVDADCPRMDKCCGSPCGNTCKVPETNRCRLPPVTGPCKARLPHFYYNWGKKRCEEFIYGGCRGNLNRFKTKEECQRACKGKGSE; this is translated from the exons ATGGTCTCCTCCTCCATCAGCCTGGCCCTCTTTGTGGGCATCGCTGCTCTCTTGGTCGAGCTTCCCAGTGCAACAGCCAAGG AGCGGCCTGGATACTGCCAGGAGTTGCCGGTCCCGTCCTCGGACCCTTTGGCCAAGAGCGGCTGCAAAACGTGCAACGTGGACGCCGACTGTCCCCGGATGGATAAGTGCTGTGGTTCCCCGTGCGGCAACACCTGCAAGGTGCCAGAGACAA accGCTGCCGCCTTCCCCCCGTCACCGGACCCTGCAAAGCCCGCCTGCCACATTTCTACTACAACTGGGGCAAGAAGAGGTGCGAGGAGTTCATCTACGGGGGATGCCGTGGCAACCTGAACAGGTTCAAGACCAAGGAGGAGTGCCAGCGGGCCTGCAAGGGCAAAG GGTCAGAGTAG
- the LOC103281949 gene encoding eppin: MVSSISLALCVGIAALLVELPGATAKERPGYCLNMPVPSSHPSAKSGCRRCDVDADCLRKDKCCGSLCGNTCQVPEPHRCRLPPVTGPCKAAMPRFYYNWGSKRCEKFIYGGCYGNLNRFETKEECERACKGKGSK, encoded by the exons ATGGTCTCCTCCATCAGCCTGGCCCTCTGTGTGGGCATCGCTGCTCTCTTGGTTGAGCTTCCCGGTGCAACAGCCAAGG AGCGGCCTGGCTACTGCCTGAACATGCCGGTCCCGTCCTCACACCCTTCGGCCAAGAGCGGCTGCAGAAGGTGCGACGTGGACGCCGACTGTCTCCGGAAGGATAAGTGTTGTGGTTCCCTTTGCGGCAACACCTGCCAGGTGCCTGAGCCAC ACCGCTGCCGCCTTCCCCCCGTCACCGGACCCTGCAAAGCCGCAATGCCACGGTTCTACTACAACTGGGGCAGCAAGAGGTGCGAGAAGTTCATCTACGGGGGGTGCTACGGCAACCTGAACAGGTTTGAGACCAAAGAGGAGTGCGAGCGGGCCTGCAAGGGCAAAG